The Panicum virgatum strain AP13 chromosome 5K, P.virgatum_v5, whole genome shotgun sequence genome has a window encoding:
- the LOC120706823 gene encoding acidic leucine-rich nuclear phosphoprotein 32-related protein 1-like, whose amino-acid sequence MKPEVEAEADERATEMVGKKAVAAKKAEEVEDVAVDGEEGEVAADGEEDGEDAVGGEDDGDEDDEAEGEEDDEEEEVQGEEEAGVIEISDEDDDDGGEEAGGDDDDEDDDDDDSDDSEDDQEEELGTEYLVQPLGRAEDEEHSSDFEPQENGDGSEDEEIDEEDVADDGEDSVKVQSSAKRKRSGDDEDDKDDDGDDDDDGRPPSKR is encoded by the exons ATGAAGCcagaggtggaggcggaggcggacgaGCGGGCGACGGAGATGGTCGGCAAGAAGGCAGTGGCGGCCAAgaaggcggaggaggtggaggatgtGGCGGTGGAtggcgaggagggggaggtggcggcCGATGGGGAGGAAGACGGGGAGGATGCGGTCGGTGGGGAGGACGACGgcgatgaggatgatgaggcAGAGGGcgaggaggatgatgaggaagaggaggtgcagggggaggaggaggcgggggtcATAGAGATCTCCGACGAGGATGACGATgacggcggggaggaggcgggcggtgacgacgatgatgaagacgacgacgacgacgacagcgacgatAGTGAAGATGACCAAGAG GAGGAACTGGGAACTGAGTATCTGGTCCAGCCTTTAGGTCGGGCTGAAGACGAAGAGCACTCCAGCGACTTTGAGCCGCAAGAAAACGGTGATGGCAGTGAGGATGAGGAGATTGACGAAGAAGATGTTGCTGATGATGGTGAGGATTCTGTGAAGGTGCAGTCCTCTgcaaagaggaagaggtctggcgatgatgaagatgacaaggatga